AAAACAGTTGGTTGAGCTATCTGTAGAAAAAGGTAACCCGAATGCATTCAAACAGATCACAATGGACGGGTTGAATATCATGGTAGGTTTTGGTCCTAAAGTATACAATACTCCTTTTGCATTAAAGCTGGACGACTTTGTGATGGAAACATATCCGGGAAGTTCTTCGCCTAGTGCATATGAAAGTCATGTGAAGATCATTGACGGAGGTAAGCAGACACCTTATAAAATCTATATGAACCACGTTCTGAACCACGGAGGATACCGTTTCTTCCAGGCAAGTTTTGATCCGGACAGAATGGGAACTGTATTATCAGTAAATCATGATTTCTGGGGAACTTTGATTTCTTATATCGGATATACGTTTTTGTTTTTAGGCATGTTTTTAATTTTCTTCTGGAAAGGATCACATTTCTGGAAATTAAATAAAATACTGACTGATGTGAATAAGAAAAGAGCTACCATGGTGATTGTATTATTGCTAAGTTTAGGATTAAATGCTCAGAAAATTGAAACCCATGGAACTACTGACGGAAGCAGAGAGCACATCCACGTACAAGGTGATGATCATACTCAGGCTCCTCAAATGGGACAGCCCGAAACTGCTCCGCAAAAACAAAATTCTCTGGCTGCTCCGTTTTCTAAAATGAGATTAATTTCTGCTGATGAGATCATCGCCAGAAACAAAATAAGTAAAGAACATGCAGATAAATTCGGATATCTTTTGGTACAGAATTTTGAAGGAAGAATTGTTCCGATAAATACTGAAGCTCTTGATGTTTTAAGAAAGCTTTATAAAAAAGACGAATTCAAAGGAACGGATGGAAAATATCTTACTGCAAATCAGTGGTTTTTATCCATTAACACCGACACTCCTAGCTGGACAATGGTTCCTATCATTAAAGTAGGTTCTAAAGGAGGAGATGAGTTGAAGAACAAAACCAAGGCTGATGAAGATGGTTATACTTCCCTGATGAATTTGTTTCCTGCGGATGCTAACGGTAACCTTACCTATATCCTTGAGCATGACTATAACATTGCTTTCCGTAAAAAACCGGCTGAGCAAACCAATTATGACAAAGAAGTTATTTCTGTAAATGAAAGGGTTCAGATCTTCAATGAATTTTTCAGCGGGCAATTTATGAGAATTGTGCCTGTGAAAAATGATCCGAACCACACATGGCATTCATGGCTGGACCAGAAATTCGAACCGGATATGGAATCTCAACAGGTAATGGGACCTTATTTTGCTGAAGCATTAGCTGCTCAGAAAACAGGAGACTGGAGAAAAGCAGATACTCAATTGGCAAGACTTTCAGAATACCAGCAAAAATGGGGTAAAAGTGTAGTTCCGGCTAAATCTAAAGTTGATCTGGAGGTATTCATGAATAAAGTGAATATCAACTTTAAACTCCTGATTTTCTATACACTGATAGGAGGGCTATTACTGATTTTAGGTTTTGTTGAATTATTCAAGCCTAATAAGATATTGAACAAGATCATCAAGGTGATTATTGTGTTAGGTCTGGTAGGATATATATTCCATTTCCTTGGATTAGTGGCAAGATGGTATATTTCCGGGCATGCACCATGGAGTAATGGTTATGAAGCAATCATTTTCATTTCATGGGTAGGTATTTCAGCCGGATTGTTATTGTATAGAAATTCCAATGCTTTGATTCCTGCAGCCGGATTTATGGTAGCGGTTATTATGATGGGATTTGCTCACGGAGGATCTGCTCTTGATCCACAGATCACACCATTAGTACCTGTATTAAAATCATACTGGCTGATTGTGCACGTAGCAATCATTACATCGAGTTATGGATTTTTTGCCCTGTCGATGATTATTGCTGTCATTTCACTGGTATTCTATATTATTTCGAGTAAAGAAACATACAAAATTCATCATGATACTACTTTAAAAGAGCTGGTTATTGTTTCTGAGATGTCTCTTACTATAGGTTTGTTTGCTTTAACGGTAGGGAACTTTTTAGGAGGAATCTGGGCGAATGAGTCATGGGGTAGATACTGGAGCTGGGATCCTAAAGAGACATGGGCATTTATATCTATCATGGTATACGCTTTTGTGTTACATATGAGATTGGTACCCGGATTAAGAAGCAAGTGGGCGTTCCATGTAGCAACAATGTTTGCTTTCTGCTCAATGGTTATGACCTATTTTGGAGTTAATTATTATTTAACGGGACTTCACTCGTATGCAGCAGGAGATCCGGTACCAGTACCGGCTTGGGTATATATCGGACTTTCAGTAATGATATTATTGTCTGCAGCTTCTTACTTTAAGTTTAAAATGCTGAACAAAAAATAAGCGTAAATACATACACATACTAAATCCCGGAACGATAGTTTCCGGGATTTTTCTTTGTCTTTAAGGCAAACGGAATTAGGTAT
The sequence above is drawn from the Chryseobacterium daecheongense genome and encodes:
- the ccsA gene encoding cytochrome c biogenesis protein CcsA gives rise to the protein MKKIQDILISTRTMAVLLLVFAFAMAYATFLENDYGTPTAKALIYEAKWFELIMVLLILNFIGNIGRYRLWKREKWPVLVFHLAFVFIFIGGAITRYVSFEGTMHIREGETSNEIVTDKNFFKIQIEEKGDVLNYQDIPYLMSPLHKDFSATYDFHGKEVKIFAKEYIQRKKDSLVADPSGTEYLHLVSTGQTGRQNIYIKPGETKSINGTLVTFNRAIEGAVEFKNEGGKLFVKTPVDATYMTMATQATGNTKKDEFQPLALRSLYSINDLKLVVPEGLRKGKLIAIEGDRKKDQAVPDMLKIEIQGPKTKQLVELSVEKGNPNAFKQITMDGLNIMVGFGPKVYNTPFALKLDDFVMETYPGSSSPSAYESHVKIIDGGKQTPYKIYMNHVLNHGGYRFFQASFDPDRMGTVLSVNHDFWGTLISYIGYTFLFLGMFLIFFWKGSHFWKLNKILTDVNKKRATMVIVLLLSLGLNAQKIETHGTTDGSREHIHVQGDDHTQAPQMGQPETAPQKQNSLAAPFSKMRLISADEIIARNKISKEHADKFGYLLVQNFEGRIVPINTEALDVLRKLYKKDEFKGTDGKYLTANQWFLSINTDTPSWTMVPIIKVGSKGGDELKNKTKADEDGYTSLMNLFPADANGNLTYILEHDYNIAFRKKPAEQTNYDKEVISVNERVQIFNEFFSGQFMRIVPVKNDPNHTWHSWLDQKFEPDMESQQVMGPYFAEALAAQKTGDWRKADTQLARLSEYQQKWGKSVVPAKSKVDLEVFMNKVNINFKLLIFYTLIGGLLLILGFVELFKPNKILNKIIKVIIVLGLVGYIFHFLGLVARWYISGHAPWSNGYEAIIFISWVGISAGLLLYRNSNALIPAAGFMVAVIMMGFAHGGSALDPQITPLVPVLKSYWLIVHVAIITSSYGFFALSMIIAVISLVFYIISSKETYKIHHDTTLKELVIVSEMSLTIGLFALTVGNFLGGIWANESWGRYWSWDPKETWAFISIMVYAFVLHMRLVPGLRSKWAFHVATMFAFCSMVMTYFGVNYYLTGLHSYAAGDPVPVPAWVYIGLSVMILLSAASYFKFKMLNKK